Sequence from the Colletotrichum higginsianum IMI 349063 chromosome 6, whole genome shotgun sequence genome:
GCGTCGGGCAATACATGGGAAATGGCGTGTTTCCCTCATCAATAGAAAGTAAACTCGGTTATCCTCCCGCCCTGCCGAGCACGCTTCTAGTTCCATACACGGCAGTAGGCAATCCAATCGTGCTCCGCTTCCAACGGCCGAGTTTGGTTCCACCAACACTGATGACTGTTGGAACTGGGACTAAATTTGACGATCGCGGGGTGTTCTCAGCAAACGTCACCGGACTTTGAGAGCGTCCCGGCTTACACTCATcgccgagatggcggcctGGACGCCGTGCGCATTGGATGCTGTCAACActgggaagaagaggatcCTGCCTCTCAAATATTCTAGTAGGCGACCAACACGACTCAACTCCCTCTTTCGAGGCAGACCATGACTCCAAACCTGTCGTCAGAGATGCCTATGCGGTAAAAGACTGCCTCGTGGCCAGCTAGACAGCCTCAAAGGCCCGCGCCACCGCAGGGAGGCAGTCAGTCCCAACGTATCTTGACCAACCAGCAGCGCGCCAACAACCGCCATAGCCGAGCATGTTTGCCAACACGCCTCGTCAGTGCAGACGGAATCCATCAGGTGAGAAGTGAAAAAGCAGTCGACAAGGGACGCTTGCAGCTGCAATTCCTTCGACCTTCCAACAGTCTGTTCTCATCGGCAAAAACACAGAATATCCGCGCCATTAGCGCCAACAAgcaacatcaccacctccAGCATCACGCCTCACCGCAAACTCATAAGCGATAAGCGCACTTCACGCCGCACTCCCTCCTCGTGGCCAAGCAGCCAAGTGGCCGAAGGAGCGGAGGGGCATGAAAGCAAGCAGCCAGCACAACGAGAGTAACCTCGTCGGCAGACCGCGGCTGGACGCGGTGTCAATAAAGTCAAATGTTGGTGGAACGCTGTTGTGATGTCTGTCTGACTGCAGCAGGCAGTCCAACGTTGGCATGCGAGTTAAgcgcccgcccgccctctTAACCGACGGCAGATGCCATTGGTCGGACGAACGCCGTGTGGCCACGCGCTCCACTACCACGGCCATTGAGCATCGACCGGAAATGATAAGAGTAGATTAGGTGCAGATGGACTACGGCAGGCCGTGCTTTAGCTCATCTGCGTGCTGCTCGAGTCGGTAGACCTTGTCTGTGCAACAAGTCGTTGCGGTCCACCGAGAGTCtgcggggagggggttgggAGCCTAGGATCGTGTGATGGCTGCTTTCCTGCGTGTGCGAACCCCTCAATTTGAAGCTAGTCAACTTTAAGACAACCCCAACGAGGCCGCGGTATGTCGATATGTCGGGAGAAGGCCGAGCTATACATACGAGAAGGCCTTTTGCCATCCCGGTGCCTTGAATACTGCTATGGGTTGGAAAGTCAGTGTGCAGTGGTTCATGGTGACTCTCGGGGTCTGCGCTGCAGGTAGCGGTCCTTCGGAGGTACCTCGGTTTCGAGGCGATACATGATCCTGGCTTAGGTAGAAAGTCGATTGAAAAACTGACGTCGAACGCTAAGAGGGCAACAGAGTCGCAGGGAGCCATTGCAAACAGTAAGTAGCCTTGTCGCTGAAAATGCTTGGAAGTGGGTGATGGTCATCTCATCAATGATAGGTAATCGGTTTGAtcgtcgccaaggaggaAAGTCTGGATGAACTCCGAAATAGGGCTTCGCGAGGAAGTGGGATGCTCAGTTTTGTGTGGATTGTTGGATTGCCCGGTGGGCCAGGAATCCTTGGGTGGATTGAAACTTGAAGATCAAGAACGAAGGGATTCGGAGATGATGCAGTGCAGCGGGCTCTGAAACGTCGGGCTACAAGCTTAGCGGCCGTTTGAAACGGGGAGGTTTCCCCTCGCTTGGAAACTCTGGAAGAACAAGTTCCCCTCATCGTGGTCTTCACGGCATCGCCCGCAACGAGTCGGTCAGTTCGAATTGACTTTGGCATTTCTGACTAGTGTTGCCAGATCTCTTGGCTGATCAGTCGAgttgcgggcggcgcggaaTGTCTGAGACGTCTTCCAACACACGAGATATTCATCCCATGTTGATGGTTCCCGGCCGGCTAAAGGGCTGGGATTGAATTGGCAAGCTAGGTTTCCGGCCGTGTCTGTTCGTGGCTTGTCACTATCCAGACCAATTCACTTGCCCCAGGTTGAGTGTTGAGATCGAAATGGGAGCTGAGTAGAGCGAACAGGCGAGTTGCGATTTCCCACGGTTCCCTTTAACCGGGTCTTTGTTGCTGCTCAGCCCTTCCGTGACGTGAGCCCGGAGGCACGTAGTAGGGTTTAGACTCGAACGAAAGGCTAAAGCTTATGGCACGGAGCTTGATGTGTCCTGTCGGCGATTTCAATCCTGAGAACTCACCGAGTCGTGGGCAAGGAATCATCGAAGACAAGTTGGCGACGTCCGGGTCGAGAGCAGGGTACGTCGTAAATGCAAGTTTGCCAAACTGGCGTTGCCCCTGAAGACTTTTGCCGGACCTTAAACACCATGGTCCAGAGAAGGCAGTAGCACCAGATCTGTCACTGGTGTGGTATTGCAGATCTCCAAACATCGTGCAATGTTCGCGAGGTTTCATACTCTTGATATTGGACTGCCTTTCTCGAGAGAGGAGGTCGAGCCCAGATTGCTTGCCAGTCCTCAGGAGAAGGCAAGTTCCATTCGCGTCTGAATTAGAGTGCGGTTGCGATGTGACGGCTCTGGGGATCAGTGGAGCAGTCAATGGTCGGTCCTGTTCGCCACTGTTTCCGTGGGACAGTGCGTCAGCTGCAAGAAAACGTATGCTGGATGCAGGGTGAAAAACGCCGAGGAGACGGCAACGGTTGAAACGGCCAGCTGCATCGGGAGCTGTCGTGCAGTGAACGACGGCCGGTTTTCCAGGGTGGAAGTCAATATCTGACGGCCGAAAGAACGTCTGCATGACTGACGGTCATGACCAGCCACACGGATGGGTGCCCTCCCGTCATCCGCCTTGCATTGGAGGGTATTTGGGATCTCTCGATCACTGGTAGGTGTTCTCCAAATAAAGAAACAGCCGTCCAAGCTATTAGCAGCTGCTTGTTAAGCCAGTCAGCGCGCAGATGGATCCAGAGATCTCGGCTCCCCGAGCAGCCGTGCTTTTTTCCTGTGAGTCGAGTGTCTTGCTTAGCAAAagcatgcatgcatggcACAGCACCCCGTCAGCCAGTCATCGAGGCTTGAATGCGGATTAGCGGCGGGGAATGAATAGACGCACGAAGATGGAGTCGCTGTGAGGGTTTTGGATTGCCAGCTTAGCCGCGCCCACCCGCGAAGGTCCAACAGTGTCCGTGTCGGACACGACCTTGGCTGGCACAAGCAAGCCACATTGGCAATGTGCATGGAAACTGGTGGGTTGCAGAAAGGAAATGAAGTGCTTTGCCGACCCAAGATGGACCAAGACGTGAATCCTAAAGCTCCCTTGGCGGCCATCCCAACCCGAAGGGGCACGGTGTCGGCTATCTTGGGCGGCCGAATGCTCATCCAAAGCCCATAGGATCTTGGGGCCAAGAAATGGAGTTAGAGACGACCAAGACTCTTGGCTCTGGGGATCCGCGCGCTTTCAACGTCCCAAGGAAGTCCCAAGAAAGTCCCAGATTTGTTGTCAGCGACTCGGTAGACGCCGCAGTTTCCTACTAAGCAGTAGAGCACAGCTTCGGCAAGGCTCGGTGCTGACAAGAGCAGACGGCGCCGCTCGTCATTCTTCGCAGACAAAGCTGGTGCTTCGCCTCGCCAGGCTCAGTCATCGAGACTCGGCGGGAGCCTGTCCGGAACATGAGAATGCCGTGGGCTTGGTAAGTTCTGACCTGTGGCTGTGTGGCAGGATGGTATCTGTATTATCAGATAGACATATGAGCGTGGTCGGCTGTGGTGACCATTCTCCGGAGTTGTGTGCTTCTGGGCCTTTGATTCCACAACTAGGTACTATGAGTATGCAGTAAGACGGGTAGGACACTCGCCATGCTCGCCGTGCAGGGCGCGTAGCATCCGCGGCCGTGTACGAGGCCTAGCTTTGCGGTGGCTAGTTGAGTAAgtaaaggtcaagcgtacGACTGACCGAAGAGACGGATGAGAGATGAGAACAAATACGGTTCAGAGGAATATTGTGAAAAGTGACCATGGCGTTGCAGAGGACGACAGAAGGCGACAGTGGCCGGCAAACAGGCCCCTCCCAGCCACTGACGGCCCCACCCCTCTTCCAGCAGCGTTCGTGCCGTCCCCCGTTCGGCGTTCAGTGTCCACAACGTTTGGTAGTGGCTACCTTGAGACCTAGACCGCGCATTGCACCAGGCATCCCCGCAGAGCATAGGCAGGGTTTCTCGGGTACGTACCGCACTGTCTTTTTGGACCTGCCGTTTCCTCGTCTGGCCTCGCAAGCCTCGACAtccgtcttcgtctccttcttcgtctcaTGTCCAACCAGGGAAGAaaaccttttttttttattttcctCCCTATCTTCCTGAGAAGCAAAAGACACCCATCCCAGTCCCACGGCCCCAAAGACGTTCGTTCCCCTGCCTCGCCTTGAGGGGTCCAAGCTACCTAATGCTGGACGACAATGGCAAGGTAACCCTCCCTACCTTCAAGACATAAGAAACATGTACTCCTAGCATGGACCGGGGCTACGCACCCAATCCTCCGCGCGATGATAGACACATTTGGTCCTTGGATGCCATCACGGAGACCCTCATTCTGACCCCTGCGCCGCCTTGCGTTCTGGAAAGGAAACGTGCCTTGTCAGACCCGAACAGAATGCGCCTCGTTCGGGTATGGATAGAtgggggtgggtggtgggagGTCGCATCCATCTGTCTCCTAGCTGAAGCCctggtctctctctctttctctcgctcGCCATCATCAGACTCGTTATAAAGTCTATCCTCCAGCTCCGTCCCATGTCTTCTCTTCTGGCCCGTCTCACAACACAAaccttctccgtctctccAACGCCTCGTCTTCGGACTCCTTGACTCGGCCCTTTTGCCTATTTCTTTCTCATCAGTCTTCCGAACACACTGCTACCAAGGGATATCTCCCACACCTCTTTGTGTGTGTTTATATTACTCTTCCATCTCCCGCCCGCATTAGCTTCGCTTTCTGTCTCGGTccaaaaaaaacaaaaacaaaagcCTAAGCCCGTCTTATCCACCCCCGTCGTAGCAGCGCTTGTAAGCGCCGTACCTATCTATATTCAGCCCGAATTACCCACACCCCCGGCCCCCAAGAAGGCCACTTCCAACACGGCCCGCCGCATTACTCCCTTCTAGACACTACCTGCCTATCTCCTCGGGGTCAATCTTTTCTTAGATCAGGACTTTCTCTTTTGGTCTCTTCCTTgcgtacctacctacctgccgcTTGGTTGCTACCGCTATTGCATATATCTACATTACCTCCCAGTTCCGCATTTTTGCTCTCCCATCCGACACCCCGCCAGAACCAAGCCGATCACCACCACAAACAGCCCAACATGCTCGCCAAGACCTTCCTCTTACTGGCCTCCCTGGctctcgtctcggccgccccCGCAAGGAGACAGGCCGGCTCCGGCTGCGGCTCCAAGCCTCCCCCGATCCTCCCCGTCAACGGCAATGGTGAGTAGTATCCCATCGACTTACACGGTACATGCTCTCTCGATGAAGCCCATGGCTAACACAATTCCACCGCAAAAGGCGTCGAGCTTCCCCCAGTCGCGGCGGGCCTCGTCCTAAAgcacctcgccctcggccacggcATTCAAAACTACACCTGCGCCACGACGAACGCTACCGGCGCGACGACCCttgccgccaccgccaccggtgccctcgccgccctctaCGACGCCGCGCCCCTCTACCCgaacgccggcgccggagcccTCCCCTCCGTCGAGCTCTTCAACGGCCTCACCACCAACGCCCTCTGGGGTTCCCCGCTGCCCCTCGTCTCTGACGGCACTACCCGCTTcggcgcctccgcctcctgcCCCTTCCCCGCCCCAGCAGACCTCGCCCTCCCGAGCATCGCGCCCCTCAAGCAGATCGGCGTCCACttcttcgacgccgccagcGTGCCCACCttcgaggtcggcgcggACCTCTTCAAGGGCGGCAAGCTCAACGGCACAAAGgccccctcggccgccgacgtcgggCCTGAGAAGACGGGCGCCGTCGACTGGCTTCTGCTGGGCGACAAGGGCGCCAGCAGAGGCGTCACCGCCGTCTACCGCGTCGTCactgccggcggcgtcgctcACCAGTGCaccaccgtcggcgccaccgACAGCGTGCCCTACGCGGCCTACTACTGGTTCTTCGGCCCCAGCGCTTGAGTGAGAATCATACCGTCGGTCCCTTCAGTCTCTCCTGTTTGGGAGAGCGTTCTCCTTTCTTTGGCGCTCAAAATAAATCGGGTTTCAAACGGAGTTAGATGGTAGtagtcagtcagtcagtcagtcagtcagtggTGCATGTGGCAAGGGTGGGTGGACTCTTGTTTCATCAACACATTTCATTGCAATCAGCTTCCTTTCATCTCACTCTTTCACAAGACTTTGGATATACCCCGGGCGCGCATCAGACGGGTCGACGGGAGATGTAATGCGGAGGTTGGGTCGGCGCATCGTACCGTCTCGAGACGTAGATGAGGAGATGGCggtctccctcccctctcttccctACCCGTTTTTTCCCCACATGTATTTACTGGgcgtttttttcttcttctttttttctctttctacTTTCAACGGTACATATTTCGAGGAGTCGGCGAAAAGAGAGTTGGTTTTGTTCATCACCGCGAGTTGTGTCCTTCCTCCCGTGTACAATGTTCGCTGTGAACATGTTTCAGCCCTGGGGATAGAGCAACCAACTCCATGAGGAAAACATGCCTGGGGCGAAGATTGCCTGATGTTGTCGTTACCCCGTAGACACGTTTAGTGGCAGTCCTCTCCGATCATGTCTTGGCCACGAGACTGACTTGGATTCGTGTCCGCATGGAGCATAGTCAGCCGAGAAGGCAAGATAAtcgaaaagaaggaaaggaagaaagaaatCATCGTCTTTATCAACTGAAACTTACATAGCCGCCGTGTCGGCCACCTCAACCACCGGTATATGAGACGACCGAAAGCAACATTGGCCGCATCAATCGATACATCCAAGCTTGCCAAGCGCCAATTGGCGATGTGCCATTCAAGAGCGCGCGCTGAGGACATTATAGGGAATTAGGTAAATTTGGAGACTTCTTTTCATCTTTGTCGTGTTCTTTAACCTCTTCGGGCGATCCCATTTCCCCAATAATATTGTCCCtgtccttctcttcttctgcttcttcttctcttccctcgCACATGAGGAGTTGCTGTCTACAACCATGCCTGCAAGCGACCCCAGCTTTCCATATTCAAAATGCCATAGTCCACGTGGCACCGTATCCAAAAGCCTTGAACCTGCCCGCCAGTTTACAAAAGCCAACACCGGCGTTTGCTCTTCCTTCATACGCCCGGCGGGCGCGCACCTGTGCACGAGAAGTGCAGCATCTCTATCTCCGGTGATCGAGGCCACCGGCAAGGTCGGCCTCCAAGCCACCTCCCTGGCCAGCGTACTCCTGCGGTCTGGGGTCCGAGGAAGTCCACCCAGGGTTTCCTGATGGGATGGGAACCTGGCTAGCACCGCCCTGCTGGCCAGCGGCCTGCCCGCCAGCCTGGGTAGCTCCGGGGACGGTGCGGACCAACTGGCGGAAGCGGTAGACCTCGTCCAAGATCATCTTGCGCatctcgccgacgtcctcgacaacTTCAAAGTCGAAGTTGAATGTCGTGGGGCAGTCGGGCTCGTCGGACGCGTCGTGCCAGATGTGAAGATAGGGGTGCTCGAGGGCCTGCTCGACGCTGATACGGCTCGAGGGGTCGAAGGCCAGCAtgcggtcgaggaggtcgagggcgtcagGGTTGGCCTGGGGGAACAGGCTGGGGAAAGGCTTCTTGGGCATAAAGGGCAAGTTGCGGACATATTCCTGGGCACGGGGCGAACCGATGCGGGAGAGAGTCTCCTCGTTGGGGGTTCCAAGAATGTGCAGAATCTGGTTCAGCTGGTCGACATAGTCACGGCCCTTGAAGAAAGGGCGGCCGCCGAGTAGCTCGGCCAAAATGCAGCCAACCGACCAAACGTCAACTACAGTACACCGTTAGCCACTTCATGCAGACATAGATAATTCACGGCGCTTTGCACCAGGACGACGTACTAGCTTTGGTGTAGCTTTGGAAGCTCAACATGATCTCGGGGGCACGGTACCATCTTGTGGCGACGTACTCCGTCATGTAACCAGCATTCTCTTCGGGGTCGACGGAGAAACCACGTGCCAGACCGAAATCGCAAATCTTGAGTTCGCAGTCGGCATTGACGAGCAAGTTACCGGGCTTCAGGTCGCGGTGCAGGACGTTGGCGGAGTGGATGTACTTGAGACCGCAGAGGATCTGGTAGATGAAGGACTGGAAGTGGGCGTCGGTCAAGGGCTGGCCGGATCGGATGATGGCCGCCAGGTCGCATTCCATCAGCTCTAGAGCACACAAGACGGGTTAGCAAGCCAGCTCGGGTTGCACACGGGGCGTGCAATGACGATGAGGTGCGTACCTTCGTAGAGGTAGGTCTCGTTGAAGTTATCGGGTCGGGGAATGTCCATATCATACAGGCAGGTAATCTGTTGTGGCTGGCTGTCAGCATTCTGTCGATGGCGTTTCGTGCAGGCGAGGGGGGTGGCGCCGCGCGGGGTTGCTAGGACAGCTTCGGGTTGGGTGGGCAGATGGCACAAGGACTCACGTTGCGATGTCCCCTGAAATGCTGGAGCAGCTTGATCTCGCGCAATGCGCGCTTGGCGAGGATCTTTTTGCTGAAAACATTTGTGACCTTCTTGATGGCAACGCCCTCTTGAGTCTGGTTGTTTACGGCGGCGCTGCGAACGGGGGAACAGTTATCAGTTTTCTGGGCAGAAATGGCGGggcagtagcagcagcagcagcagcagcagcgtcggtGGGCTGACAGGATGAGGAGGTAAGGAAAGTAAGGAAAGGTCGCACGCACCAGACAATGCCATAAGCTCCCTGGCCGAGCTCCTTGGTGACGGTGTAtctctcgtcgacgatgaagtcCTGGTTGAAGACCTTGAAGACCTTGCGTCCTTGCAAATCGGCCATGGTTGCGAGGTGTTTTCTTGTTAGGCGGGTATGCCGTCGGTAGGAACGCTGTGCTGTGGGTTTTCTCCGGTGCTTTGAATGTTGCCGTGTCGAAGATGTCGAGAAATCGAGGGGTATCTTTTCGCGAGTCAATCGAGGCAAAGGTGGGGAAGTGAGCAAGGaatgcgatgcgatgcgacAATTGCGGAACAGATAGGGTAGCGAGGCTTCacgcaaaaaaaaaaaaaaggaaagaaaaaaaggaatGGCTCGTCGAGACAAATAGACAGTCGGACGGTCAGACAGTCAGGCCGACAAGGGGGGAGAATGCGGCAAGGTGTTATAGGTATGGCcggtcgaagacgacggatGACAATGCAGTGTCGCCGGAGCAATTCTCGTCTTTGTCCCGCGGTTATGCCTGTTgacttgcttgcttgcttgcgAGGGGTTGGATGTGAAGGGGGAGGAACTTAGGAAGACAGGAGAATGGCagcgagagggagaaagagacagATAGATATTGTACGATAGGAGACGAGGAAAGGATACCTTAGGACAGGACCAGGACAacgaggggggaggggtgtaAGAAATTCAAATGGGGGAAtgggatggcggcggcggtatgGGACGGCCGGGCTTAAAGGTTCAGTTCAAGGCCGCGTTGGTGGTGTACctgggatggatggatgggtggatggTGAATCGAGGAAGGTAAAAGCGACGGGACAGGCAGGTCGCGGTCAAGGTCAAAGGCACGAGccgaggggggaggggcgggcaGCATCAGGGGACTGGACCGCAACGGGAAAGGAGAaagggcggggaggggggcaagCTGTCCTGTCACACTTTCATTCAAGTGGACTTTGTCGTTTGGATTGGACGAGACCCGG
This genomic interval carries:
- a CDS encoding Malate dehydrogenase, translated to MLAKTFLLLASLALVSAAPARRQAGSGCGSKPPPILPVNGNGVELPPVAAGLVLKHLALGHGIQNYTCATTNATGATTLAATATGALAALYDAAPLYPNAGAGALPSVELFNGLTTNALWGSPLPLVSDGTTRFGASASCPFPAPADLALPSIAPLKQIGVHFFDAASVPTFEVGADLFKGGKLNGTKAPSAADVGPEKTGAVDWLLLGDKGASRGVTAVYRVVTAGGVAHQCTTVGATDSVPYAAYYWFFGPSA
- a CDS encoding Mitogen-activated protein kinase — its product is MADLQGRKVFKVFNQDFIVDERYTVTKELGQGAYGIVCAAVNNQTQEGVAIKKVTNVFSKKILAKRALREIKLLQHFRGHRNITCLYDMDIPRPDNFNETYLYEELMECDLAAIIRSGQPLTDAHFQSFIYQILCGLKYIHSANVLHRDLKPGNLLVNADCELKICDFGLARGFSVDPEENAGYMTEYVATRWYRAPEIMLSFQSYTKAIDVWSVGCILAELLGGRPFFKGRDYVDQLNQILHILGTPNEETLSRIGSPRAQEYVRNLPFMPKKPFPSLFPQANPDALDLLDRMLAFDPSSRISVEQALEHPYLHIWHDASDEPDCPTTFNFDFEVVEDVGEMRKMILDEVYRFRQLVRTVPGATQAGGQAAGQQGGASQVPIPSGNPGWTSSDPRPQEYAGQGGGLEADLAGGLDHRR